The genomic window CGCGATCACCATCGTCTTCTCTCGGCCGATGTTGTCGGAAATCCATCCGAACAACGGTCGGGAGATGCCGTTCATCACGCGGTCGAGCATCAGCGCCAGCGGCAGCGCGGCCATCGTGAAGAAGTACAGGTTGACCTTGAACTCCTTGACGCCGAGGTCCTTGGCGATCACGCCCAGTTGCGCCACGGCCATCATGCCGCCCGTCACCACCAGCACGAACATCACCAGCATCAGCCAGAACAGCTTGGTGCGCAGCGCTTCGCCGAGCGTGTAGTCGCGCGTGGACTGGTAGATCTTGCTGGACGCCTTCACCTCGTTCGCCTGCGGCGCGCGCAGGAACCACGCGGCCAGGAACGCCAGCGAGCCCTGCAGGATGCCGAAGAACATGAACGTGTGCTGGAAGCCCTGCGACTCGATCATCGCCGCGATCGGCAGGATCGTGGCCGCCGAGCCCGCGCCGTAGCCGCCGGCCGTCAGGCCCACGGCCAGGCCGCGGCGGTCCGGGAACCACTTGATGGCGTTGTTGATACAGGTGGCGTAGATCGACCCCACGCCCAGCCCGCCCACGGCGGCGCCGACGTAGAAGCCCATCAGCGTGGTGGCCTGCGAATTGATCACCCAGGCGAAGCCGATGAATAGTGCGCCAAACGCCACCATCAGGCGGGGCCCGAATTTATCGATGAAATACCCTTCGATCGGCGCCAGCCAGGTCTGCACCAGCACGAAGATCGTAAAGGCGATCTGGATATTGGCGCGTGACCAGCCGAATGTGTCCTGGATTTCCGGCACGAACAATGTCCAGGCGTACTGGATATTGGCCGTGGCGATCATGCAGACCACGCCGACCAGGAGCTGCAGCCAGCGGCGGCGTTCCGAAACCTGCGGATTGGGGCGCATGGCCCCCGACGTTGCGTAAGTCATTGCGCGCTCCCTGTAATCGAATGGCCTGCCTTTGTGGGAAATGTCGTTCGATACACCGGCACCGTGCGTTCGAACCTTAATGCGGTCGTGTGCATTTGCGTGTCTCCTGTGTCATCGTTATTTTTGTTGTTGTGCTTATGGATTTGCTTGAAATGCTGCGCAGGACCGCCATTGCCCGATTACGAGTTGGTACCGAAGCGCGCCAGAACTGTTGCCCGGTGGTGGATTCCGAGCACCGCACCAACGTGTTATTCGTATCCCATATCAAACCTCCGACATATTGAAAAACGCCGAATGAATTACAGATTTGTAATGTTCGACGTAATGTTCGCGTAATCGTGAGCCGCGATAGGTATAAGGTATGTGATATGCCAGGTTAGTCAAGATAAAGGCTGGGCAGGGTTTTCACCATGCCGGGAGCGATTGATGCGGGGGAAAGATCAACCATTTGCCATTAATAATCGCGGGGAATGCATGGATTATCGACGGGCAAAAAAAAGCCCGCAGGCTAGCACAAGCGGGCGGAGGCGTGGAGCGTGACACCAGTTCGCAACACGTAGGCATATTTATAGGTGAAGTTTTGCGGCGCGAAAGGTATATGCAGGGTTTTCGCCAACCATTAATGCATTACATTTTTGTCAGAATTCAAATAGGCGGGGAAAATAACCCGTTTGCAGTACCCGCCCGCCACGGGCCAACCCGAATGGCCAGGGCATCACAAACCGCGGCGCCGTATGTCTGTGTTGTTCGCGCAACGTATTCACCCCGCGTGATATGCCCATTTATTTGACAGACGCGTCAGCTTTCTGTTAATAGTAATGATTCTCATTTGTGACAATAGTTAGCTGCATGGCTCGCCGGAGACCGCTCACGGGGCTGCGTGTAGTCGACCCACGACGGGCTAGATCATGAGTACGCCAGGCTCCCTCTTTCCTTCGACCATCGAGTC from Cupriavidus pauculus includes these protein-coding regions:
- the oxlT gene encoding oxalate/formate MFS antiporter translates to MTYATSGAMRPNPQVSERRRWLQLLVGVVCMIATANIQYAWTLFVPEIQDTFGWSRANIQIAFTIFVLVQTWLAPIEGYFIDKFGPRLMVAFGALFIGFAWVINSQATTLMGFYVGAAVGGLGVGSIYATCINNAIKWFPDRRGLAVGLTAGGYGAGSAATILPIAAMIESQGFQHTFMFFGILQGSLAFLAAWFLRAPQANEVKASSKIYQSTRDYTLGEALRTKLFWLMLVMFVLVVTGGMMAVAQLGVIAKDLGVKEFKVNLYFFTMAALPLALMLDRVMNGISRPLFGWISDNIGREKTMVIAFSLEGIGIIALGYFGSNPYAFLILSGLVFLAWGEVYSLFSALAGDAFGTKHIGKIYGVLYTAKGIGALFVPIGNLMMEATGTWSTVLYTVATMDLMAAFLAFTVLRPVFSNHVAAAKQRYADEQRAGTQVPA